The Delphinus delphis chromosome 11, mDelDel1.2, whole genome shotgun sequence DNA segment TTCTAGATTTCTCCAACTACAATCTGCAATCCCCTATACGCTTTAAGCAGTGCTGGAAAACAGTAGGTCTCAatcaatgttagctattatttataGACATAAGAATCAGAGTGTTTAGAAATTCGCTTTTGTAAGTAAGGCCCAAGGGTCTTTCTTAGCACAAATCTCGGGCATTCCCCCAGACTACTGGGGTTTGTTTGCGGGGGTGGAAGGCATTGGAATCTTATGACTTCTTGGCTGAGTGGCAGacagaaaattgaaaaatgatgGTGGCTTGAGAGAGGAATGGGCAGAGATAGGGACACTGCTTAATTCATGAAGCTTTTAAATCGCTCTATTGTCTGTTCAGGCTATATTCAGATAAGATTTACACTTAGCGTAACCTTTACTCCAAAAGTTCTCTATTTGAAATGAATTGTAAtcaactggaaaagaaaaggaaattgttaACCCCTTTTCTGACTCTACAGAGACATGAAGGAGCTTGTCCTCTttagggaagcccagaaagcagGTCCCAGAGATCAGATCGGGTCAGACCTTGGGGCTGGAGCTATGCTGGTGTTCAACCAGTTGCAGTTCCTGGCGTTCTGGGAAATGCTTCAACTTTCCTCAAGTTTCAATGAACTTTTGGCTAAGTTTACTCCACCTCAGAGAACAAAGCAGCAAAAGTATCCCCAAATGTGTAAATTACCATAGGACTTTCCTATGTAAAGAACTATAAATAAggaaagggaggcagggaggaactTCTGCATTTCTGAAGAGAGGAATCCTCACCTGTGACCTCAGTGGCTTCTTCCTTAGAGCTCAGGGTGTTTAATCCCACATTAGTAGGCAATTCTAGGAAAACAAAATGGACGACGGGAATTGTCACAGACATATGCTGGGAATCAAGTACACTGGACAAAAGCAGCCTTTCCCTCAGAAATGTAAAAGAGGGAGCCTACCAATTGCTGCCCAGGCCTCCTCTGAGGACAGAACCCTCACTTACCAAAAGTCTGTGTGTTCTCCAAATACACGTCAGTTGTTGTTTGTGCATCTTCAGTGAAGTCATGGTGCGTGGTCAAGTCTGACAGGTCAGTGGTCGACTCTAGGCCAGTGGTCGACTCTGGGTCAGTGGTCGACTCTGGGTCAGTGGTCGACTCTAGGCCAGTGGTCGACTCTGGGTCAGTGGTTGACTCTAGGCCAGTGGCCCACTGTAGGCCAGTGGTCGACTCTGGGTCAGCAGTCGACTCTAAGCCAGTGGTCAATTCTGGGTCAGTGGTCGACTCTGAGCCAGTGGTCGACTCTGGGTCAGTGGTTGACTCTAGGCCAGTGGTCAACTCTAGGCCAGTGGTCCACTGTAGGCCAGTGGTCGACTCTGGGTCAGTAGTCAACTCTAGGCCAGTGGTCAACTCTAGGCCAGTGGTCCACTGTAGGCCAGTGGTCGACTCTAGGCCAGTGGTCGACTCTGGGTCAGTGGTCAACTCTAGGCCAGTGGTCGACTCTGGGTCAGTGGTCAACTCTAGGCCCATGGTCAACTCTAGGCCAGTGGTCAAATCTAGGCCAGTGGTCAACTCTGGGTCAGTGGTTGATTCCGGGTCAGTGGTTGACTCTAAGTCAGTGATGAATTCTAGaggaaccaaaaagaaaaaaaaaaacagttcaagTACTTTCTTGTGAGAATGTTTCCACCATCTCCACAGCCTTCCATTCCCAGGTAGATCTTTTTCCAGGGAAGACATGGAACAGAAAAGGGGATATTGAATCAAACTGGTCTCCCCACAAGTTTCTCTTCTGCCAAGTGCTAGAATGTCCAGAAGACTAACTGCCCAGGAATACGCTCGCTGCCCCTACTCCACCCTCCTTTGAGGGGTCAGGTTAGGAAGGAGCGTTTGATATTGTGCCTCTAAATGTGAATCAGTCAGACTGCAGtggaataaaatttcaaaaactcCCCTATATAATTCTTTCAGTTtcctgaaaactaaaaatataagtgGGGGAAAGGAGCAAGGAAAACAGCTATTTCCAAGGTGCATAAGCAAGAATGAAATGGACTCTAAAATGGGGACTCCTACCATTTTCATTTAATGGGCTACATCTAGCTCTTCAATTTCCAGTCTGTCCTAGAGAATGCACAATCCAGACATTTTGGGTCTTGTGAACCATAAAAGCATCATAACCATGAAGGCCTGATGAGCCTACCACGTGGGTCTGCTTGGGCTGCAGTGAAAGACCTACAGTCCTCGTGGCTGCCTAGTCCAGCAGGTTGTGGGCACCCTGCCAATGAGGTCAAAATCATTAGCTCTCTAATTTAGTCATTTGCtttgtcattcattcatatgCAGTAAAGAACCCAAACCCAGCAGCGGATAAATTGAGAGCTACCAGAAGGAGAGCTGGGAGGAAGTGGAGGGTAAAGTCACCATTTTAGTGCAAGTGAATGAATACCCCTCCTCTTGAGAAACGGATCTGAGTTCAGGAAGGACTAGAAGAGAAAGAGGCTTGGGGGGAAAGCAGCCTTCTTCTGGTTCAGGAGACAGGGATTCCTTCCT contains these protein-coding regions:
- the LOC132434426 gene encoding uncharacterized protein isoform X1, yielding MSSLEKDLPGNGRLWRWWKHSHKKVLELFFFFFLVPLEFITDLESTTDPESTTDPELTTGLDLTTGLELTMGLELTTDPESTTGLELTTDPESTTGLESTTGLQWTTGLELTTGLELTTDPESTTGLQWTTGLELTTGLESTTDPESTTGSESTTDPELTTGLESTADPESTTGLQWATGLESTTDPESTTGLESTTDPESTTDPESTTGLESTTDLSDLTTHHDFTEDAQTTTDVYLENTQTFELPTNVGLNTLSSKEEATEVTEEPSTSTGSNEYNTVFFV
- the LOC132434426 gene encoding uncharacterized protein isoform X2, translated to MLWKALLLSACFALAVTYPALLQEFITDLESTTDPESTTDPELTTGLDLTTGLELTMGLELTTDPESTTGLELTTDPESTTGLESTTGLQWTTGLELTTGLELTTDPESTTGLQWTTGLELTTGLESTTDPESTTGSESTTDPELTTGLESTADPESTTGLQWATGLESTTDPESTTGLESTTDPESTTDPESTTGLESTTDLSDLTTHHDFTEDAQTTTDVYLENTQTFELPTNVGLNTLSSKEEATEVTEEPSTSTGSNEYNTVFFV
- the LOC132434426 gene encoding uncharacterized protein isoform X3 — its product is MSSLEKDLPGNGRLWRWWKHSHKKVLELFFFFFLVPLEFITDLESTTDPESTTDPELTTGLDLTTGLELTMGLELTTDPESTTGLELTTDPESTTGLESTTGLQWTTGLELTTGLELTTDPESTTGLQWTTGLELTTGLESTTDPESTTGSESTTDPELTTGLESTADPESTTGLQWATGLESTTDPESTTGLESTTDPESTTDPESTTGLESTTDLSDLTTHHDFTEDAQTTTDVYLENTQTFEEPSTSTGSNEYNTVFFV